Genomic window (Prosthecobacter fusiformis):
GGTTCCACGACCATTCCAGATTTGAATGCAACCATTGGTTATGCCCTTGGCCTGCCTTTGGATCAGGTGCTGTATTCTCCGACAAAGCGCCCCTTCACCATTGCGGACAAGGGCAAGCCGCTGACTCAGCTCTTTGGCTGATTTGCTATAAAAAAGCCCTGGCCGCAATGCGCGGGCTAGGGCTTTTTTGTGGATACACTTATTGGGACTTGGCCAGCTTGTTATACTTTTCCACAAGCGCGTTGTATTCCCTCACCTGGGTATTCAGTTTGGTGATGGCACTGTCGCGTTCGCTAGCCAGTTGTTTGATGGTGTCATTCGCTTTCTCGATGGCAGTATTCTGGGCGCTGACTTCGCTGTTGCGGTCCTTAAGGGCATCCGTGCCTTTGCCAGCGAGCTGTTTATAGGCTGCCAACTCAGCCTTAGCCGTCCGGGCATCATTCATCCAGATGCCGATGCTGTATCCGCGTGAAGTCTGGTCCACGGTGAGGAGCTGTACCTGCTCCGTGGCATCGAGCAGGGCGGATTCAGTCTCGGCACGCAGGGTGGTGATGCGTGCTATTTCCTGTTCGAGGCGCAGGCCCTTTTCTTCGGCTTGGATGCGCAGTTCATTTTCTGCGATGAGCTGGGCCGTGAGCTCTTCAATGCGTTCATTGAGGACAAATTCGCGCTTCCATTGAACGATGCAGATGCCGCAAAGGCCGAGGACGATGAGGCTTAGCAGAAAGAATAGAAAGGCCTTCATTGAGCGGGAGCGGGGGCAGGGGAGCTAGCCGGTGCGGGTGCGCTGGCGGAAGGTTTGACATTGATGGCCACTTTATTGAAACCCATGCGGCGGACCGTATCCAAAGCGCGGACCATTTGGGACCAGACGGTGCCTGAATCACCACTGATATAAACAGGCGTATTGGGATCTTTTTTGAATCGCTCCGAAAGCCTGTTTTCCAGGTCTGGAAGGGAGATGGGATTCTTGTCCAGGAAGAGGTCACCAGCCTGGTTGACGCCCAGGTTGATCATGTCCGGCTTGAAGTCCGACTGGGCAGATGAAGCCACCGGAAGGTTCACCTTGATGTTCTGCTGCTTGGTCATCGTCAGACTGACCATCATGAAGGAGGCCAGGAGGAAGAACATCACATCAATGAGAGGGATGATCTCCAGCCGGGTTTTTTTATGGGCGATGGGGGAGTGAATTTTCACAGGAATGGTTAGGCTGTTGCCCGGGATCAATGCTTCTTGTGGACCTGGTCAAAGCCGTGCTGAGCCGCCAGGATAAGCACGTTGTTGGCTGCGGCCTCGAGATCAAACTGGAGCTTGGCCAGCCTGCTGTGGAAGTAATTCATCGGCACCAGGGTGGCGATGGCAATACCCAGACCGGCGGCTGTCGCGATGAGCGCTTCACCAATGCCCCCGGTCACTTTTTCCACGGCCAGCTCTGAGTCACCAATGGAGGAGAAGGAACCCATGATGCCGGTGACGGTGCCCAGAAGGCCCAGGAGAGGTCCGAGAGTGACGACGGTGTCCATGGCTCCGAGGAATCTTCCTGCGGCCTGCAGCTCATGGCCGGCTGCCACTTCCAGCGCGCCCTGCATGGAGCTATGCTGGTGCTTGAGGCCATGATGAATCATGCGCACCACCGGATCCGTGGTTGTTTCTGAAAGGGAGATGGCCTTGGCCTGATCTCCGCCCTCCAAAGCTGCATAGACCTGATCTAGCTGTTTGGCTGAGCGGCGGGCGCTGAAACGCAGCCACCAAAAGATACGCTCCACCAGGACGCAAATGGCAAAACCTCCCACAACAAGAATGGGATACATGATGGGACCACCATCGTGAATGAATTTGATGACAACGTTGGCGAGGGGGAGCTGGAGCATTGAGTGGAGGTTAAGGGGGAATGGGAGGCAGTTTCCTGGGGTTCAGGAAGCTGATAAGGCACTTGCCGGGTGGAGCATTGGCTACCTGAGCTGGAATCTGACGGGCAATCTGAGGTTGCCCATTCTGCCAGGAAGATACCAATTGCGGCAGATATAAGATGAAAGCTGGCTCTGCTCTGAAGCGGTGAATCCGCCGTTGCTGCAATTGCTGGAAACAACGGCCGCGTACTCGACTTTCCCAGCGGGGCTGACCCGAAGGCTAAAGGTCACTGTTCCCGTGACACCTCGTGAGCGCGCTCCAGAGGGGAATGGTGGCGTGGGCAGTCTGCCTTTACCTGCTCCGGCACCGGCTCTTCCTGTGCCACCACCGCCGCCGCCGCTGCCTGCCGTACCGCCAGCGGTTGTCATGGTGCTGGTGGCGGGGCGGCTGGCAGGTTTTGCCACCGCAGGGCGCGGCTGGGTTTTCGGTTTAGGCTTGGCAGGATCCACCGGCTTTTGCACCGTTTCGATCTTGGGGGCAGCAGGCACGGTGAAAAGATCTTCCGTCACCAGCGGTTCCATCATCTCCGGTAGTTCCAGTGTCTCGATCTGCACTTCGACGGGTTCCGGTATTTCAAGGGTCTCCTCCACCACCTCCTCGGTGGGATTCTCTTGGGACTCTTCCACCTCAGCCAGCAATTCAGCCATGGAGACATCGGTGGAATCATTATCCACCGCACCCAGTCCGGCTCTCCCGGCAAAGGTAATGGGCTCGAAGTTCTGAAACCGCAGCATTCCCACAATGCCGATGAGCAAAAAGGTGCCTGCGATGCCTGTCAGCCAAGCGACACCGCACAGGCTATCGTCAGGGCAGCGAAAGCGCCAGACAGTCGCCTGCTTAGGCGTGGCCACAGCTTCAGCCTTTTTGGAAAGGCTGAGTGCAGGGGATCCTAAAAGTGCCAGTTGCGACATGGTGGAGAGTGAATTGAGATACGTTTTCGATAATGACGATTGATCAGAGATCGTCAAGCGTCTATTGCGACGTAATCTCACAAAATGACATTTTGTGTCTCATGTCCTCTTTGATGCCTGATACCCCTTCTGACATTCACGCCGAAGCCAGCCGCTGGACGCTTCACGGCATCTCTCTGCTGGAAAAGGGGGATCACGATTCCTTGCAGCAAGCCCAGATCTGTTTTGAGCACGCCATCGCCTTGCGTGAAAATCTGTCCCTGGAGGAGAATCCGTTATTTCGTTGGGGACTGACGGCTGGCTGGATGAACCGGGGAGATGTATTGACCCGCCTGGGTGGCCCTGAGCGGCTGCAGGAGGCGCTGGGCAGTTACGATATCGCCATTGCACATCTGCACCAACTTCCTTTGGACCGTGACCCTGTTTTTCGCTGGCGGTTATGCGTTGCCTGGATGAACCGGGGAGTCACCGAACAAGCCGTAAAAGAGGCGGGTGCGCATGAGCGGGCACTGCGCTGTTTTGACAAAGCTATCGAGACGATGCATGGCCACGAATCCAGCGAGCGGGCTGACTACCAGCAGGTGCAGGCCAGTGCCTGGATGAACCGGGCCAATGAACTGCTGCAAAGCAGCCTCCCAGCCTGGCTGTCCGCTGTGGAGGCCGCGCGCCATTCGCTTGATCATTGTCGGCATCTTGATGAGAAAGACTTAGTGGGCAGGGAGGCTGGCATCAAGGCGCGGCATACTCTCTGCCGAGCGTTGGCCAGTCTGCTGGAGGCTCCTTCTGTCGATTCAGACCAAGCGGAAGCCTGGATCTTGGAGGCTACGGATGCGGTGGAGGATGTGATGCGACTGACCCAGGCTGATCCCCATTTTCAGCAGATCCGTGAAGAGATGTTTCACTTTGGCTGCCGCATGTATCGCGCTTTCCAACCTCACTTTTTGGCCGGATTTTTAGATGACGGCATGATGGCTGGCGGGATGTCTGAAGAAATGAGGCAGGCAGCCCGTGAAGCGCTGGCACAGGCGGCTTTCCAAATCCAGCAGGAGAATCTGGCGGGTTATACTCCCTCGCGTCTGGACCGCCTCCTCCATACCTTGCAATCGCTCAGTGAAGCAGGTGAAAAGCTGGGATTCAGGGATGGCTCACCACCCGGTAATCCACCTATCGGCACATGAAGGGTTGACCCCTTTGCCATCTGTGTGCAGTAAGTGATATGGCGGCAGGTGGCCAAGCCTGCCGGACAAGTGTGTACTTTGTCTTCCAGTGAGCTGACGCCTATGCACCATATTGACTTTCTCCAGGATCTGTCGGTCGTGATGATCATCGCGGCGGTGGTGACTATCTTGTTCCGGCAGATGAAGCAGCCCGTTGTCCTGGGTTACATCCTGGCGGGGGTGATCATTGGTCCGCATACCCCCCCGTATGCTTTGATCGAAGATGAGCATACCATTGAGACGCTTTCAGAGCTGGGAGTGATCTTCCTCATGTTCGCCCTGGGGTTGGAGTTCAGTTTAAAGAAGCTGACCAAAGTCGGTTCCACAGCCCTGATTGCAGCTTCTGCGGAAATCGTGCTGATGATCTGGGCCGGATACCATCTGGGGCGGACCTTTGGCTGGGGCACCATGGACAGCGTGTTCCTGGGGGCCATCCTTTCCATCTCGTCCACCACCATCATCATCAAGGCCCTGGAGGAGATCGGGAAGACGAAGGAGCGCTTCGCCCAGATGATTTTTGGTATCCTCATCGTGGAGGACATCCTGGCCATCCTCATGATCGCCATGCTGTCCGGTTTTGCCACGACTGGATCACTGGCCGTGGAGGATGTGGCACTCACAGTGGGAAAGCTGGTCACCTTTTTGGGTGTGCTGCTGATTTTTGGCCTGATCTTGGTGCCGCGTCTCTTGAACTGGGTGGCCAAGTTTAAGAGCAATGAGATGCTGCTGGTGACAGTCGTGGGGCTGTGTTTTGGCGTATCCCTGCTGGCGGTGAAACTGGGCTATAGCGTGGCTCTGGGCGCGTTCATCATCGGCGCCATCATTGCGGAGGCACGTCACATCGCACACATCGAGACACTGATGCATCCGGTGCGGGATCTCTTCAGTGCCGTGTTTTTCGTCTCCATCGGCCTGCTGATCGATCCTCAGGTTCTGAAGGAACAATGGGGGCCCATCCTGATCATCACGGCGGTGGTCGTCGTGGGCAAGGTATTGACCTGTGGGCTGGGCACCTTTGTGGCCGGAAATGACCTGAAATCTTCCATGCGCGTGGGCATGGGGCTGGCGCAGATTGGTGAATTTTCATTCATCATCGCCGCTCTGGGGCTTTCGCTGAAGGTGACCAGTGACTTCCTTTATCCCATCGCCGTTGCCGTATCTGCCCTGACCACGCTGCTGACGCCTTATCTCATTCGCAGCTCGGATGCCACGGTGAAAGGCATCAGCCATATCACACCGACGGGACTGATGAATGCCCTGGATGCCTACACGAAGTGGGTTGGCAGTCTCAGTTCAGGCAGCAACCGCAAGACCCCGGCCAAGTTCCTGCGCAAATGGGGCTGGCAGATCGTGGTGAACATCATCCTCATCGCCGGCGTTTTTATCACCGCTGCCTTCATGAAGGATCATGTGGAAAAATGGTGGCCTGATGCCCCTGGCGGATACAATGGCATCAAGGGCATGCTCTGGCTTGGGGCCATGATTCTCAGCCTCCCCATGCTGATCGCCATCGTCAGGAAGTGGCAGGCCTTTGGCATGCTGGTGAGTGAAATGAGCGTGTCCAGCGCGGTCGCCAAGGACAACACCATGCCCCTGCGCGGCATCATTTCGAACGTCGTCCTTACCGCCGGCTGCGCTGCCTTATTCCTCATCATCTTGGTTCTCAGTTCAGCTATCCTGCCTTCACGGAATCTGCTCATCGTGCTGGGGCTCCTGCTGGTCGCACTCACCATTCTGCTCTGGCGGGTCTTCGTGCGGGTGCATACAAAGGCCCAGTTCGCCCTCTATGAAACGCTGAATGAGGCCCCGCTGCCGCATCATGCGCCGGATGCTTTGGACATTCCCCCGCTGCTGCGCCATGCCGAATTGCTGACACTCAGTATTTCCCCGACCTCCATGGCCGCAGGAAAAGTCATTTCTGAACTGCAACTCCGCAGCCGCACAGGGGCGAGCATCGTCGGCATTGAGCGCGGGGGTGACAACATCATCAACCCTGGTATCTCTGAGGAGATCCGCCCTGGGGATTCCGTGCTACTCATCGGCAGTGCCGAGCAAATCCAGCTGGCAAAGGAAATGCTGGAGTAAGCAGCTCCCGTTCAGGGAGCGGTGGAGAAAAGCACTTCAATGCCTGGCAGTCTATCCGCCAGTTTCTCTCCCTTCTCCTTCCCGAGCACACACATCGCCGTGGCCAGCGCATCACTCGTCGTGCAATCCGGCGCGATGACTGAGCAGGCGATCCTTTCCGTGAGCCCCAGTCCGGTCTTGGGAGATAGGATGTGTGAATAGCGGATGCCTGCGATTTCGGTGTATTGGTAAAGATCTCCTGAGGTAGAAACAGCACGGTTTGCCAGGAGGAGAGTCTTCAGGCTGTCCTCATCCCCCGGTCGTGTAAACGTGCGCAGCTTGATCTCCCAGCCTTTTTGGCCGGGGGGCGCATCCCCCACCGCCGTATCCCCACCCGCCTGGGCGACGGCGCAGGGCAGGCCATGCTGGCGCATGATGCGCAGGCATTCATCTGCCGCATAGCCTTTCGCGATGCCCCCCAGATCCAGCAAAGTCCCGCGCTGTAGGGTGATTTGGCACTCGTCTTTCTCCTGTGTGATCCGCCGCCAGTCAGTGGCTGCGATGGCGGATCGCAGCCGGTCCGCCGGGGGCAGCCTGCCCTGACGCCGCGCCCTCCGCCAGAGCTGGGATAAATGGCCGCAGGTGGGGTCAAATGCCCCATCAGTAATTCGGGCGAACTCGATGGAGCGGTCCAATAAGTCCCGCATGGGCGTGCTGACGGCCATGGGATAAGTGGCGTCAGGAGCACAAAGCCGCATCAGCTCACTGGTCGGGTCGTAATCCGTGAAAATCTGGTTTAATACCGCAATGCGGGCGAAGCAGGCATCCGCTGCCTTTTCAGCCTTGGCCCGGTCATCCGTATAACAAGAGATGCGGAAGGTGGTGGCCATGCCTGGCCCGCTGAAATCATGCCTCTGGAGGGCAGGGGACTCAGCTCGGGCGTGAGCCGCCCAGAAACAAAACGCCCCGCATGCCAGGAGGCAGGCGGGGCGCAAGAAGGTCATGAACGCGTGTGCGGTTAGGCCACGAGAGTCTGGTCACGAGAAGGCCCGACGCCGAGGAGGCTGACGCGTGCCCCGGTCAATTCTTCCAGACGCTTCAGGTAGGCCTTGGCCAGGTCAGGAAGGTCAGCGAAGTTTTTGATCTGGCTGAGGTCCTGTTTCCAGCCCTGGTGGGTTTCGTAAACAGGCACACATTCCTCGATGTCCTCGATCGTGCTCGGCGGATAGTGGATGGTCTCACCACGCAATGTGTAGGCGGTGCAGATCTGGATGGTATCCAGACCGTCCAGGCCGTCCAGGTTAGTGATGGCCAGTTCATCGGCACCATTGATCATGACCGCATAGCGCACCAGCACTGCATCCAGCCAGCCGCAGCGGCGGGCACGACCCGTGGTGGCACCGTATTCACGGCCCATGTTGTGCAGCATGTCGCCGATGTCTTCATTCTCTGTGATGAAGGGGCCTGAGCCGACACGGGTGGTGTAAGCCTTGGCCACCGCCACCACTTTATCGATCATGCGTGGAGGCACGCCGGAGCCTGTGCAGGCTCCGCCGGAGGTGGTGTTGGAACTGGTGACAAAAGGATAGGTGCCGTGGTCGATGTCCAGGTAAGTCCCCTGGGCTCCTTCAAAAAGGAGGCTCTTGCCGGCACGGATCGCCTCGTGGCAATAGACGGCCGTATTCGTGATATGGGGAGCCAGGACCTTGGCTGCGGCCAGGACACTGGTGATGGTTTCTTCCACGGGCACTTCAGCCACGCCGACAGCGCGGAAAGTCTCATTGTGCATGAGCAGGCGGCTGCGCAGCTCACTTTCAAGCTGCTCAGGGCGGGTTAGCAGAATGGCACGCAGGCCACTGCGCTCCACCTTATCCGCATAAGCCGGGCCGATGCCGCGACCTGTGGTGCCGATCTTTTTATCGCCCAGCCGGGCCTCGCGGGCCTGATCCAGACCTTTGTGATAAGGCAGCACCAGGTGGGCCGTCTCGCTGATCTTGAGGTTCTCCGGGGTGATCTTCACGCCCTGGGCGCGCAGCTTGGCCATTTCTTCCAGCAGGCCCAGGATGTCCATCACCACGCCATTGCCGATGACGCACATCTTGTCTTCCCACAGGATGCCGCTCGGGATCAGGTGCAGGATGTATTTGGTGCCGTTGTTGATGACGGTGTGCCCGGCGTTGTTCCCGCCTGCAGCGCGTACGACGACGTCTGTGTGTTCTGTGAGGTAGTCAACGATCTTACCTTTTCCTTCATCGCCCCACTGGGCACCGACAACAATGGTATTGGACATTTACTTGAGCTTCTTTGCGGCGCAGGGAGGCCGCTTCCTTGGTTTGTTTTTTTTGGACAAATGAGTCACGCCAGCGGGCAGGTGGCTGCCGCCAGGGGATCGCTAAAAAAGGCGATCACCGGACCCGGTAGTTAAGCAGTCATTTGGCTGAATGAAAAGACGGCATAAGCACAGACCAGCAGCGCCAGGACTCCCAGGCCGATGAGCGGGGCATAACCATTGCTCTTGGGCTTGGCCTTGGTGCCGAAGCCGGAGCGGTGGCTGCGGTCGAGCGGGGTAGCGCCGTAACCACTGCTGGACACAGTGCGGGTCGGGGCGCTGTAGGCAGGGGCTTCCTCGAAGTCGCCAATGAAGACGCAATCCACATGACCCAGGGTAAAGGTGCCGCCGTGTCCCAGTTCCACGCGCTCGATGCGCTCACCACCGATCTTGGTGCCGTTGGTGGAGCCGAGGTCGGTCAGCACCCAGGAGTCACCCTCGATGGCCACTTCGCCATGATGGCTGGAGACGGAGTCGTGGGCGATGACGATCATGTTGTCATCGGCGCGGCCGAGCGACATGCGCTCAGCGGTCAACTCGACTTCGCCAGTGGTGCCTTCGGGGGTAGTGTACTGAATTTTTGCCATAGCGTCAGAGGATTTAGCAGGCCCGCGCGTAGCTGGCAAGCCGCAATCCTGAGTGCGGGGCAGGGGATTTTGAGGTGAGGTGGGCGCCGGGAGTGCCGTTTACGGCTCGCATGAGCGGATTTTCTGTGGCATAGGAGGGGGCTACATGCTTCCAACCTTCCTTTTTGCTACCTGCCGTTTCGGTTCTGAGCCCGCGCTCAAACGGGAGGTGGCCGCCCGATATGCGGGACTGCTGACACCGGCCTTCATGCGCCCTCAGCTCATTACTTGGAAGATTCAGGGGGAATTGCCGCCAGATTTCCGTTTTGGAGGTCTTTTTGCCCAGGTGGCGGGCATATCCCTGGGCATGGCGGAGTCTGCGGCGGAGGTGCCAGCCT
Coding sequences:
- a CDS encoding ExbD/TolR family protein → MKIHSPIAHKKTRLEIIPLIDVMFFLLASFMMVSLTMTKQQNIKVNLPVASSAQSDFKPDMINLGVNQAGDLFLDKNPISLPDLENRLSERFKKDPNTPVYISGDSGTVWSQMVRALDTVRRMGFNKVAINVKPSASAPAPASSPAPAPAQ
- a CDS encoding MotA/TolQ/ExbB proton channel family protein — translated: MLQLPLANVVIKFIHDGGPIMYPILVVGGFAICVLVERIFWWLRFSARRSAKQLDQVYAALEGGDQAKAISLSETTTDPVVRMIHHGLKHQHSSMQGALEVAAGHELQAAGRFLGAMDTVVTLGPLLGLLGTVTGIMGSFSSIGDSELAVEKVTGGIGEALIATAAGLGIAIATLVPMNYFHSRLAKLQFDLEAAANNVLILAAQHGFDQVHKKH
- a CDS encoding energy transducer TonB; its protein translation is MSQLALLGSPALSLSKKAEAVATPKQATVWRFRCPDDSLCGVAWLTGIAGTFLLIGIVGMLRFQNFEPITFAGRAGLGAVDNDSTDVSMAELLAEVEESQENPTEEVVEETLEIPEPVEVQIETLELPEMMEPLVTEDLFTVPAAPKIETVQKPVDPAKPKPKTQPRPAVAKPASRPATSTMTTAGGTAGSGGGGGGTGRAGAGAGKGRLPTPPFPSGARSRGVTGTVTFSLRVSPAGKVEYAAVVSSNCSNGGFTASEQSQLSSYICRNWYLPGRMGNLRLPVRFQLR
- a CDS encoding cation:proton antiporter, which encodes MHHIDFLQDLSVVMIIAAVVTILFRQMKQPVVLGYILAGVIIGPHTPPYALIEDEHTIETLSELGVIFLMFALGLEFSLKKLTKVGSTALIAASAEIVLMIWAGYHLGRTFGWGTMDSVFLGAILSISSTTIIIKALEEIGKTKERFAQMIFGILIVEDILAILMIAMLSGFATTGSLAVEDVALTVGKLVTFLGVLLIFGLILVPRLLNWVAKFKSNEMLLVTVVGLCFGVSLLAVKLGYSVALGAFIIGAIIAEARHIAHIETLMHPVRDLFSAVFFVSIGLLIDPQVLKEQWGPILIITAVVVVGKVLTCGLGTFVAGNDLKSSMRVGMGLAQIGEFSFIIAALGLSLKVTSDFLYPIAVAVSALTTLLTPYLIRSSDATVKGISHITPTGLMNALDAYTKWVGSLSSGSNRKTPAKFLRKWGWQIVVNIILIAGVFITAAFMKDHVEKWWPDAPGGYNGIKGMLWLGAMILSLPMLIAIVRKWQAFGMLVSEMSVSSAVAKDNTMPLRGIISNVVLTAGCAALFLIILVLSSAILPSRNLLIVLGLLLVALTILLWRVFVRVHTKAQFALYETLNEAPLPHHAPDALDIPPLLRHAELLTLSISPTSMAAGKVISELQLRSRTGASIVGIERGGDNIINPGISEEIRPGDSVLLIGSAEQIQLAKEMLE
- a CDS encoding FAD:protein FMN transferase → MATTFRISCYTDDRAKAEKAADACFARIAVLNQIFTDYDPTSELMRLCAPDATYPMAVSTPMRDLLDRSIEFARITDGAFDPTCGHLSQLWRRARRQGRLPPADRLRSAIAATDWRRITQEKDECQITLQRGTLLDLGGIAKGYAADECLRIMRQHGLPCAVAQAGGDTAVGDAPPGQKGWEIKLRTFTRPGDEDSLKTLLLANRAVSTSGDLYQYTEIAGIRYSHILSPKTGLGLTERIACSVIAPDCTTSDALATAMCVLGKEKGEKLADRLPGIEVLFSTAP
- a CDS encoding adenylosuccinate synthase; translated protein: MSNTIVVGAQWGDEGKGKIVDYLTEHTDVVVRAAGGNNAGHTVINNGTKYILHLIPSGILWEDKMCVIGNGVVMDILGLLEEMAKLRAQGVKITPENLKISETAHLVLPYHKGLDQAREARLGDKKIGTTGRGIGPAYADKVERSGLRAILLTRPEQLESELRSRLLMHNETFRAVGVAEVPVEETITSVLAAAKVLAPHITNTAVYCHEAIRAGKSLLFEGAQGTYLDIDHGTYPFVTSSNTTSGGACTGSGVPPRMIDKVVAVAKAYTTRVGSGPFITENEDIGDMLHNMGREYGATTGRARRCGWLDAVLVRYAVMINGADELAITNLDGLDGLDTIQICTAYTLRGETIHYPPSTIEDIEECVPVYETHQGWKQDLSQIKNFADLPDLAKAYLKRLEELTGARVSLLGVGPSRDQTLVA
- a CDS encoding FHA domain-containing protein — its product is MAKIQYTTPEGTTGEVELTAERMSLGRADDNMIVIAHDSVSSHHGEVAIEGDSWVLTDLGSTNGTKIGGERIERVELGHGGTFTLGHVDCVFIGDFEEAPAYSAPTRTVSSSGYGATPLDRSHRSGFGTKAKPKSNGYAPLIGLGVLALLVCAYAVFSFSQMTA